DNA from Evansella sp. LMS18:
AGGCGATCTTGGCCGGGGTGACAGGCAGAAAGAAGTTATTGAAGCAATCATTAGAAAATCAGCAAACTTCAGTTCCATCACAAAGTTCGGCCCGATAATGGACAGTCTGGAAAACAACCTGCATACAAACATCTCCTTTAACAGCATTCTTGGAATGCACACTTACGCAGGAGAACTGGACAATATCGACCATATTTCTTTTGACGGTGAAAACCACACCGAAAACGGTGTTTATTATTACAGACTTTACGATGAATCCGTAGCTGAAATTTCCCAGCGATTCAGATGGCACCTGGAAATCGATCCAAAACCTGCTGAAACAGAAACAGAGGCAGGCAGTGAAGAAGAAACAAACACTGATATGTAAGAACCGAAACGCAGGCTATTGCAGCCTGCGTTTTTTTGGTCGTGAAACAGAAAACGCCACGGCAGCTTTGCCATGGCATTTCTACATTAATAACCTGTGCTCGCATAATTCAGTGCAACATTTAAATTAGAGTTACGCTCCCTTACACTGTCGATGACCTCTTTATCCTTAACTCCTTCTTTTACTTCCACCTCATATTCTAGGGAAATCATTGTGCCCAGGTTCGTTGTCTGGACTCTCGTTAAGGAATAGCTTAGAAAATACTGGTCAAACAAATCATCAAACATACCATCATACTGAAGATTTTCCGGTACCGTGATTTTCAGAACGCGTGGTTCACTCTCACGTTTCCCATAGTCAAATAAATATAAAATATAAATCAGTACACACAATGAAAAAGTAAAGATAATCGCCAGCAGATAAAAACCTAGTCCGCATGCAATCCCGGCTGCCATTCCAAAGAAAATGAAAGCAATATCTTTCGGGTCACTCATGGCGCTTCGGAAACGAATAATCGAGAACGCACCAACAAGCCCGAAAGCAACCGCGATATTATTTCCAATCACAATCATAATAAGCGACACAACCACACCCATAATGATCACGGTCTGAACAAAAGACTGAGAATATCGCTGCCCCTTATAAGTCAGCTTGTACACCTGGGTAATAATAACAGTTAAAATGAAGCTCAGAAACACGGCTAAAAATCCGTCAACCAGGGTCAGCCGTGTTGTATTGTCATATTGATTAAAAAACTCAAGCAAACTGTCCATACATACTCTCCTTTAAACGATCACCTAACAGCTATATTATGTTTCTCCGTAAATTCTTCACCTTCGAGGAGTTCCACGGTCGTACAAAACTTAGAGACACTCTTTTTTTCACAGCCCAGTTCTGCAAGGAGCCGGGATAACCAGAGCGGAACACTGAAATTCACCTTTACCTCAAGGATAACAAGTTCAGGATCCACGAAATGCATACCATGAGGACCATTTTCAATCCGCAGGTCGTCCTTCCTGCATCTTAAATTATAGTCAAACGTCACCCTTAAATCTTCATCCTCAATCCCTGAAAAAGCCTGCCTGTCATAGCTGACAATATTGTCAGGCTTTAAATCATACAAGTTACGGAAGCTGTCTATTTCATTAAAAATCTGCCGGTTTGATATGTTAATGACATCTTCGCCTGCCAATTTATGATTAATATACCTATATGCCTCTGCAAGGTTAATACTTGTACGACGCTTATTCACTCTTTTTTTGTACTTTTTCTTTACTTCTAAATACGCGTTATCCTGAAGAGTGGCAGAATTATAGATTCTCAGGCGCAGCTTCTGGCGGTAACGCTTTTTATTTTTCGTTTCAAAATAAATATCCCGGTTGGGAGAATCAAAATACAAGCTGGTAATTGTATACCTGCCTTCCCCATTACCAAACTTATCATAGGACATTCTCTCTTTCAGCCTCTCAGCAAGTCTTTCATACAATTCAAAAGGTATTAAATACTTTATCTCATAGCGGCTGAAGATTTCCCCTGCCATTGTTGACCTCCTTTAAAGCGGTAAAAAAATAGTTAAAGGACCTAAAAGATTAATAATATGTTAAAATTATGAAGGTTATTGCATAATCGCCATTTATTATATAGTAATTTGACGGAAAAAGTAAACTTAAAGTTAATAAAGTTAGTTCAGGATACGGGGGATTTTATGAAACTCAGAAACTCTAGATTCATTTTGATCATCATAATACCACTCTTACTTATTAGCTGGGCTGCCGCATACTGGGCTGCACCCGGGCCGATAATTAACGACGAAAACCTGGAAGCGGCCATAAGAGAAGAAATAAATTACGAAAGAGGCGAAATACGCCCTAACCAGCTTGCAGACATTGAAGAACTGACGATACGGGATGCCGGAATCGTTGACCTGGACGGCATCGAACATCTTACTTCACTCGTTTCCCTTGATTTAAGAGACAACTTTATTACTGATATCAGTTTATTAAGTGACTTGACCGATTTAAGAGAACTTAACCTGCGGGGAAATCGAATCCGGAATATTGATGCCTTGGCAAATCTCACATCATTGACTGATTTAAATCTTAGGGAAAACGAAATAATGGATATTTCACCTTTGGAAAATATGCACATGCTTGAGGACCTGAACTTGCGGCATAACCAAATATCGGACCTGGAACCTTTAAGAAACCTCAGAAGCTTGACGGAACGCCTCTATATAGAAGGAAACCCAGTTACAGACTTGACCCCCGTGCTTGATATTGCAGACGAAATTGTGGAGACAGACTTTTATCCGGACACAGGATTTGACCAGGATACATCCTCAGCCCCGGAAGTCTATCCTGTTTTTTCTCATGCCGGAGGGTTTTACGATGAGGAATTCAATCTCGAAATACAGGCAACTGTAGAGGATGCGGCAATTTATTACACTCTCGATGGCTCAGAACCTGATCCAGAAAACAACGGGGAAAATACTTACCTTTATGAGGAACCTATTACAATTGGGGAGAGAAGCCTGAATGAGCTGTCCCTCTCATACATTCCGTCAAATAATATTGAAGAGGGCAGCCGATCATGGAATGAGCCAGTTGAGCTAATTGACCAGGTCACTGTAGTCAGAGCAGTTATGATAAATCATAATGAATCTGCAAGCAATGTCGCAACAAGTACTTATTTTACCGATAACCTCCCCTCATTACCTGTTATTTCTCTGTCCACCAACCCAGGTAACTTTTTCGGTGAGGAAGAAGGAATTTATGTGCCTGGAGTGAATTACAATTCAGATGGAAATGCACCTGATGCTTCTGGTAATTATTATGAAAGAGGAAGAGAATGGGAACGGCCGGTCCATATTGAATATTTTGAAACGAATGGCCAGCTTGCTTTTGCTCAAGATGCAGGTGTCAGAATACATGGGAACTTTACAAGAAGATTCCCACAAAAATCCCTTCGTTTATATTCAAGAAGCGATTATGGGGAAAGCAGGTTCAGCTATCCGTTTTTCGAGTCAAAAGAGATGGACGATTTTAACCGGCTACTGTTAAGGAACTCCGGGAACGACTGGGGAATGACGATGTTCAGGGATGCTGCCATGCAAAGTCTGGTACATCATCTGGACCTTGATACGCAGCATTATCAGCCAGCAGTTGTTTATTTGAATGGAGAATACTGGGGCATCCACAATATACGTGACCGACATGATAAACACTACTTAGAAACACATTATGGTGCAGACAGAGATGATTTCACCATTTTAAGTGCAAATGCAGAACTGGATGACGGCTCGCCTGATGGCCAGGAAGATTACATCTCGATGCTTGAGTACATTGAAGAAAACGGCTTAGAGGAAGAGGAACACTATGAGCATATAAAAACGTTGATGGATGTTGATAACTTTATTGAGTATTATGTGGCACAAATATATAATGCTAACACCGACTGGCCGCATAATAATATCAGTTACTGGAGATATGAAAATTCTTTTAATGAGGAAAGTCTGCCAGATAAACTGGACGGCCGCTGGCGCTGGTTTTTATTTGACGTAGATCGGTCGTTAGGATACGTAGAGTACGACCACAATACAATTGAAATGGTGACAGACCGCTTTAACCATGTAAGGGAAGAAGAAGAGTGGCCTAACTTCCTCTTCCGTGAGCTTTTGAAAAATGACCAGTTTAAGCAGAAGTTTCTTACAGCATTAGCGGACCATATGAATACTACTTTTTCGCCGGAAAGAGTCATTAATGTAATCGATGAGCTTGCTGAAGGAATTGAACCGGAGATGGAAAACCATATAAATAGATGGGGCATTCCTGAGAGTATGAATGAATGGGAAGAAAATGTGGAAATAATGCGTGAATTCGCGTTGAACAGACCTGAAGCTATCCGCGAGTACACGCAGGAACATTTTAACTTAGGTGGAATGGCCACATTAACAATTTACTCAAATTCTGAACGTGGAACAGTTAAGGTGAATTCTATTATAATTGATGAGGACACCCCTGGAATTACAGATCCTAATGAGTGGACGGGGGAATACTTTACAGGTGTTCCGGTAACATTGACTGCTGAACCCGCAGATGGCTATGAGTTTGCCGGGTGGTCCGGAAAGCTAATTGAAAGCTCTGACACTAGAGAATTGCTTTTAAATGAGGACCTAGCAGTAGAGGTAATTTTCGATAAATTAGATTAGTCATTTCTCAGAGCTTTGAATTCATCAAATTTTTTCATTTTTTATAAGACGCCTACACAAGCAGGTAAATACTTATCACTTCTTTTTTTTATAATAGTAGTAGAACGAGAATGAAGTAGCTTGGCAGTGGACAAAAATCAATCCTATCTATTTTATTAAATCATAAATGTATTTAACAAGCATGTTTGCACACTTGTGAAAAAATACGATGGAAAAATGTATTAATAATATTACTAAGGGTTAAATGGGATAAAATATAAAGTAAGCTATTGTTTAAAAAAGGACCGGGAAAATTTTGGCGGCCACTGAAAATCTTACGATTATAAATTTAATATGGTTGTAGAGTAGAGAACTGATTTCTAGAGGATAGCCTTACGGCTATCTTCTTTACTTTCAGCTCCCCCTCATCAAACCGTACGTGAAGTTTTCCCTCATACGGCTTTCCGACGTTCTTCTTCCTTTGGCTTTACGGCGTTAACTTGCCAATTTCACTAAAAAGTATTTAACTTCTTCCGCAGTATCTTTGAATTTCGTATGTTTATTTCGTCTATTCCTTTTCTTGTTATTAAACAGATTAAGGCGAGTTAATACATACCAGTCGATGCGATTTAACCACTTCTTCCCCATTGGTGATATCTGATAATAGTTTTTGAAGCCTTGAAGCTTTCGGTTCAATCCCTTTACTATATCCCGAATGTCCTTATGGAGTTTATGCCGTGGTTCTGTGTAGTCCTTGATTTTCGTTCGCATCTTTTGCATGGCTTTCTTAGATGGCACGTGATTCAAGATATAGAATGTACGTCCACCTTTCTTACGGATTGGGAATTTCCGATGATGTAGTCCAAGAAAATCAAATCCTTCAGTGTCATCCCATATATTGACCAACCTCGACTTGTCCTTGTTAATAGTAAGGTCAAGCTTATTCATAATGGCCTTAATAACTTGTGCACTTTCTAGTGCCTCTTGTTTCGTCCTACAGATGACCACAAAGTCATCCGCATAACGAATAAGTTTACCTAAATGACTGAATCTCTTCTCCTATAACTTGTCCATCGTATTCAGATAGATGTTCGCAAGAAGTGGTGAGATAACCCCACCTTGCGGTGTACCCGTTATGGAGTTTCTGAGCTTCCCTTCTTCCATAATTCCAGCCTTTAGCCATTTTCGAATGAGTTTCAGCACTCTTCTATCGCTGATACGCTGTTCCAGAAGTTTCATTAACTTATCTTGATTGATATTGTCAAAGAAACCTTGGATATCGACGTCTAATACCCAATAGGATTTCTTGCTCTCTTTACGTATTTTAGCGATAGCTTGATGAGCATTCCGTTTTGGGCGAAAGCCATAGGAACATTCCTGGAAGTCAGCCTCAAATATTGGTTCAATCACAAGCTTTGTTGCCATTTGAACTACTCGGTCCTTAATTGTTGGGATTCCTAATGGTCTTTGTTTCTTACCATCACCTTTAGGAATGTAGGTTCGAAGAACTGGTTGCGGATGATATCTCTTCTCTTTTAATTCCAAGTACAGCTCATTGAGAAAGTTCTTCTCGCCATGAGTCATGATATCTTCCAAGGTTTGTTCATCTACACCTCCACTTCCTTTTCTCCGTTTCACACGTTGCCATGCATCCCATAAGATATCTGGGCGATAAATCTTATCATATAGTGCATGAAACCGACGAGTATCACTTTCCTTGGCACAAAGGTATAATGTTTTCCAGAGTTCTTGAGCTTTTGCATTATTGGCGTAGTTAGCCGTTTTCCTGGCATTCACTGACTCTTACCTCCTTTGAACATATGAACGAAGTAGGGTATTGGCTTGTGCCGTCCTTCCCTAGACAATGTTGTGTTGTCATTGCCATCATTGGTACTATGACCCCCTCCGACTCCCTCTCAGTCCGTCAACCATTTCACCGGTGGCTTATAGGTGTCTGTTTTACTTCTTTTGAAGTGACCGAGGAGGGTATCCCCAGTTCCATTAACTACTGTCTTAACATGTCGCTCTCCATACCCCGAGGGATACTTCGGTGCTGCCCTCCAAGTTCTACACACCTTCCGTGGTCTTCGCCCATTTAAGAGAGGCTCGACTTCCCTTGTTCCTCCGAAGAGGGTTTTAATTGACGAGGCTGCAAGATTCACTTTATGTTACAACCTGTTAAGTTGCTCGCACTCCAAGTGGAGTTACTTTGTCACAGGGCTTCAACCTTAGGATTTCTCCACCAGTTGCCTGTCAGCTACTGAGCGTCTTGGCACTTACTCAGACTGGACTTTCACCAGTAAGCAATTAATAGCGTGCTGGGCACGCCTTGAAAGAAAAAACCGATTACCTTACCAATACTTTGGAAGGTAATCGGTTTTTTCTTCTCTCAGTCCTGTTTCTTTTTCTATTTTTACTTCGATAGCTTCATTATTCTTTTGAGATTGACGATAAATATTTCCATAAATCCTTGTATTTCCCTACCAACTAGACCCGAGGAAGTGGTTACTTCATACCCGTGTCTGTGTTTTAACTCGCTATTTTTCGCTTCAATCTTATATCGCTCTTTGGCCTTTTCCTTGAAGTACTCACTTTTTTGGAAGTCGGCCTGTTCTGTGTGTTCCGAGGATTTTATGGAAACCGGATAGGTTTTGCTTTTCAATCCTTCTTTATAACCCCCCTCTTTCAATGGGCACCTCTTACATTTTTCAATATCAAAGAAGTCATGTCCAAAAAGTACTTAAAGGACATATCATATTTTGAACGCTCTACAATATCTACACCAGAAAGGTCGTGTATGGTTTTCAATAATAAATATTTAAACATCATTGATCTTGCGCAGCATATTATCTTCAGGAACGATGAGATTATAAAAATCCATATATGGACTTAATTTTAATACCTGTTGTTTTGAAATCAACCAAACCACCCACTTTGAAATAGTTACTTTTATTATAATTTAAGGCTCTAAGGAAGGGGGATTTAATTTATAACAATAGTTGATTGTAGCGAAAGGTGCGAGACTCCTGCGGGAAAAGCAGATTCAGGGAAAACCCCGCAGGTGCGAAGCAACGAGGAGGCTTCCGAACCGCCCACAGAAAACGAGCAAATCTTTTTGCGACGAGTAACCGTAGGAGCAGCCTGGAGCGAAAATCAACAGACCTTCATAAAAAATAGAAAACCTCTTCCTTTGAGAGTTTCTGTTTTTGTGTTTAAGGGACTTTTTCAGTGGCCTCAAAAAATTTTGCCGGTTTTTTTTTAGCGAATGTAAAACAATTATTACAGTTGTAAGACTTTTACCTTATGTTAGTTTTGAGACAAAATACAAAGGGAATTAGTATAGTCAAAAGATAAACGAGCTAGCTAGTGGGAGTTTGTAAGTTTCTTCCAGGGACACACTGCTCTATCATATTTCGAATAAATTCTTTAAGTTACTTACAATCAGATGGAAGGGTGTACGGCTATGTATATAGGTTACATGCGAAAAAGAAGCAAACCAAAAAAGTTTGCGAAGCTTGTTGCAAAGGCTGCTAAATATCATGGGATTGATCTTTTTCATTTCGGTCCGGAAGATGTGGATATAGAAAATAGAATCATAAACGGGAAGGTTTTAATTGATGATGAATGGGAATCAAGACAGCTGCCGCCTCCCGCTTTTATAGACTACTCAACCTTCTGCAATAAATACAAGGAAGTAGTTGAATTTTTAAAGGAGAACAGTATTTTATCTAATAAACGATTAGGATCAAAGTATAATATATATAAAAAAATTCAGGAAGACGGGGAATTCGCTCACTTAATTATTCCTACCATAGTGACCGAAGACCCTTCAGAGGTTTATGACTTTCTGCATAAACATAAGGAAATTATCCTTAAACCTAAAAATGGCCAGCGAGGTGAAGGCATATATAAACTTTCTTTAAAAGACGGCCATTATTTTTTAGCTGTAAATAAGGAGGAAAAAACTCTTTCAAAACAAGAGGCAGATGATTTTTTAAACAATGAGATCAAGGTAAAGCATTATTTATATCAAAAGTGTATACATTCGAAATCGAAGTCAGCAGAACCCTTTGATGTACGGATTAGGCTGGAGAAGAACGGAAAAGGGGAATGGGAAGTTGCTATTTATCTTGTAAGAATCGGTACTGGAAATAAGGTAGTATCTAACATTACCCAGGGTGGCAGCGCCAGCCAGTTAGATCCATTTTTACAGGCTAATTATGGAGATGACTGGAAGAAAATAAAACGTCATATTAAGGAAATTGCCCGTACTTTTCCTTACAAATTAGAAAAGATATTTAATACGAAATTGCAAGCTTTGGGAGTTGATGTTGGAATTGACAGTGACCACAGAGTTTATTTCTTTGAAGCAAATACGGCCCCTGGCCTGGACTTCGGCATGGGAGAAGTCGCTGTTTTAAAAGCGGAGTATTATAACTATGTAGCCAAAGAAGTCCTTGGACACAAGCAGGGGGATAAATCCGGGAAACCTGTAATAACACAGGTAAAGCAGGTTTTAAAGGACGTTTCTCCATAAAAAAGAATCGAATTTATTCCCAAATTTCTCTTGGACAGGGTTACTGTTAAAAAAACGTGAGTATTTAATTAATCAGTTCAGTGAAGGCATGTAGACATTTTATGTTTACATGCCTTTTTTATTGTTAGGTGCAGAGGAAAATGTGGACGTTCTTGTCGGTAGGATTCATGGTCCTGGAAGAAATGAAAAATAATTATTCAAGATTTCTTTGAGGAGAAATTCCCTTGTCTGATATATATAATTATTTAAAGGATCTGTATCAAACTTTGTAAGAAGCTGATTAGTCTGAAATAACATTATGAAAAGTAAGTTTACTGTTCCATCGTTTGCTATGACAAGCGCGCCATTACCTTCTGAAGAAGCTGCGAATTTTGAAATTAGTCTCTTATTTTATAAAAAGAGTAGTTATTAATTGAAAGTGTAGCAGGAAATACATGTATATTTGTTGTAGAGGCTCCCAGATCCCTACATTCTACTACTTGCTCTTGCTGCTTCATCTAAATAAAAACTAGTACAATACATCGTAATAATTTATAAAAAATAGCCTGTAACTCTCTGAAAGAATTCCAGGCTAAAAGATTAAACTACTTTTTATTAATGTAATAATTAACAGTTTGCTCGAGTCCTTTTTTGAAAGAGGTCCGCGGTTCCCAGTTAAAGTCGGTTTTCAATTTGCTGTTATCCAGGTAACTGTACTTTATATCACCCGGTCTCTCTTCCTCAAATCGTGGGTTATTACTAATTTCCATTATCTCGCAGAGGTTACTAAGCAAGTGGTCAATACTTGTCTCGCTGCAGGTACTTACATTATAAACTGCATTATTACTTGCTTGTTTATCTTTGTTAGTTAAGCAGCTGACAACCGCCTCGGCAATATCTTTAACATAAATAAAATCCCTTGTCTGCTTTCCATCGCCAAAGATGACCGGTCTTTTTCCCTGAAGAAGCTGCTCGATGAAAATGGAGATAACCCCCGCTTCTGTATGCGGGCTTTGACGCGGGCCGAATACATTGGCAAATCTCAACGCAAAGACATCCATGCCATATAATCGGCCATACGCTTTTACATACTCTTCCCCTGCAAGTTTTGATACTCCATATGGAGAGAGTGGATTAGTCTCTGCCCTTTCAGTAATAGGAAGCTGCTCTGCATGCCCGTATACTGCTGCAGAGGAAGCATAAACGAAAGACTTTATATTATTCTTTCTGCAAAGCTCAAGCAAATTTATTGTTCCCTGAATGTTTATATTAGCATCATTTCCAGGGTCATCTACCGAAGGTCCTACTTTACTTTGCGCAGCCAGGTGAACCACACCGGCAATCCCCAGATGCTTATTATATACTTCATTTAATCCCCGGTTATCAGTAATATCCGTTTCTTCGAGCTTCACGTCTTTATTTATGTTCTCATAGCTTCCGGTACTCATATTATCAACGACGATAACTTCTTTGCCCTGTTCCACAAGCAGGTCAACAACATGGGAACCAATAAAACCAGCGCCTCCGGTTACTAATATTTTATCCATGAGGATACCTCTCTTTGTTAAATAAGATTATGATTGATCGTATTTTGCATTATTTAGCATTCATGGATACACTTTGTCTTTTCTTTTTCGCCACAGAAGCAGGCTTGTTCTTCTCTGCAGTACCTTCCGCTTTCGTCTTATCAAATAAAACGATAAATGTTTTCAGCAAAATAAGAATATCCAGCCAGAAACTATAGTTCCTGATGTAGTATAAGTCAAAACGGAGTTTGTCATCTACTTCAGTGCTGTATTTCCCCATTATTTGCGCATAACCTGTAATGCCAGGCTGCACAGTATTGCGGTATCCATAATGGTAGTATTGCTTAGACAGCTGCTTGATGAAATAGCCACGTTCCGGCCTAGGACCTACAAGTGACATGTCGCCTTTTAAAACATTAAACAACTGAGGAAGTTCATCGAGTCTTGTAGCCCTGATGAATCTGCCTATTTTCGTTATCCTCGCGTCATTCTCTGTCGCCAGGACCGGACCAGTTTTGCTTTCAGCACCTTCTATCATGGAACGGAATTTGTAAATAGTGAACGGTTTATTGTTCTTTCCGAACCTTTCCTGCTTATAAATGATACTTCCTTTAGGATCCTCAAATTTCACCATCAATGCTGTAAGCAACAGTATAGGAGAAGCTAAAAGGATAAGAATTCCGGAAGCCACCATATCGAATACTCTCTTAACAAGTGTCTGGTCCCAGGTAAGCCCAAACGGCTTTACAGACATAACAAGCGTGTCTTCCATCGGACTTACATGTGAACGCTGCATCAAAAGCTCGTATAGAGTAGGGATAACATAAACTACTTTATTCACTTCCATAGAATGATAGATAATTTCCGACTTCATTTCTTTACTGATGCTGGTACAAAGAATGACATAATCTACCTGTTTAATCTGGTGCTTAATCTTATCCATAGAAGTATTCGGCTGTATATGCTTAATATGAGTGCCTTTCACCATCGGATGCTTAATTTTAGCGATCATTCGCTGGGAGTTTTCGTCATCTCCGATTAATAAAACTTTGCCTACTATATTTCTCCTTGTAAGCTTTAAATATAGCAATTTCGCTCCTGTCATCAATACGATAGTGAACACAGTCGCTATTAAAATAACAGAACGGGGCATAGCAAATTCTCTGAATAAATAGGAAGCCGACATAGTTAAAAATGACATAAATGTAACAGCTACTACAATTTTTATCACTATGTCCCACAGTGTATTTTTTCTGTCCAGGGCGTAAAGCTCATAAACGGAAATAAAGAACAGCCCTATAAGAAGAATCCATGGCAGCAATGACACAAAGGAATCCCAGTTTCTCTCCGGAAAACCGCTGTATCGTATATAGAAAGCCCCTATATAGGCCGCCAGAATACACAGCAGATCCATAAGGATGATTATAACTTTATGGTTTCTTAATTCACTGATGCTGGGCATGTTTTTTCTCTCCCTTGTTTGATTACGCCTTTAACTATCACTTTGAAACTTACATCTATAGACGTTAATTACCCCCTTATGTTACACCATAAAACAAAAGGGGGATTTAGGTAATTAAATTTAATTGTCTGGTTCTGCGTTTAAAAATCCACCCCGGCTATTTTAACACATTTGTTCCTGGCGAAGTAGCAAATTTTTATG
Protein-coding regions in this window:
- a CDS encoding CotH kinase family protein, with the protein product MKLRNSRFILIIIIPLLLISWAAAYWAAPGPIINDENLEAAIREEINYERGEIRPNQLADIEELTIRDAGIVDLDGIEHLTSLVSLDLRDNFITDISLLSDLTDLRELNLRGNRIRNIDALANLTSLTDLNLRENEIMDISPLENMHMLEDLNLRHNQISDLEPLRNLRSLTERLYIEGNPVTDLTPVLDIADEIVETDFYPDTGFDQDTSSAPEVYPVFSHAGGFYDEEFNLEIQATVEDAAIYYTLDGSEPDPENNGENTYLYEEPITIGERSLNELSLSYIPSNNIEEGSRSWNEPVELIDQVTVVRAVMINHNESASNVATSTYFTDNLPSLPVISLSTNPGNFFGEEEGIYVPGVNYNSDGNAPDASGNYYERGREWERPVHIEYFETNGQLAFAQDAGVRIHGNFTRRFPQKSLRLYSRSDYGESRFSYPFFESKEMDDFNRLLLRNSGNDWGMTMFRDAAMQSLVHHLDLDTQHYQPAVVYLNGEYWGIHNIRDRHDKHYLETHYGADRDDFTILSANAELDDGSPDGQEDYISMLEYIEENGLEEEEHYEHIKTLMDVDNFIEYYVAQIYNANTDWPHNNISYWRYENSFNEESLPDKLDGRWRWFLFDVDRSLGYVEYDHNTIEMVTDRFNHVREEEEWPNFLFRELLKNDQFKQKFLTALADHMNTTFSPERVINVIDELAEGIEPEMENHINRWGIPESMNEWEENVEIMREFALNRPEAIREYTQEHFNLGGMATLTIYSNSERGTVKVNSIIIDEDTPGITDPNEWTGEYFTGVPVTLTAEPADGYEFAGWSGKLIESSDTRELLLNEDLAVEVIFDKLD
- a CDS encoding YheC/YheD family protein — its product is MYIGYMRKRSKPKKFAKLVAKAAKYHGIDLFHFGPEDVDIENRIINGKVLIDDEWESRQLPPPAFIDYSTFCNKYKEVVEFLKENSILSNKRLGSKYNIYKKIQEDGEFAHLIIPTIVTEDPSEVYDFLHKHKEIILKPKNGQRGEGIYKLSLKDGHYFLAVNKEEKTLSKQEADDFLNNEIKVKHYLYQKCIHSKSKSAEPFDVRIRLEKNGKGEWEVAIYLVRIGTGNKVVSNITQGGSASQLDPFLQANYGDDWKKIKRHIKEIARTFPYKLEKIFNTKLQALGVDVGIDSDHRVYFFEANTAPGLDFGMGEVAVLKAEYYNYVAKEVLGHKQGDKSGKPVITQVKQVLKDVSP
- a CDS encoding NAD-dependent epimerase/dehydratase family protein; its protein translation is MDKILVTGGAGFIGSHVVDLLVEQGKEVIVVDNMSTGSYENINKDVKLEETDITDNRGLNEVYNKHLGIAGVVHLAAQSKVGPSVDDPGNDANINIQGTINLLELCRKNNIKSFVYASSAAVYGHAEQLPITERAETNPLSPYGVSKLAGEEYVKAYGRLYGMDVFALRFANVFGPRQSPHTEAGVISIFIEQLLQGKRPVIFGDGKQTRDFIYVKDIAEAVVSCLTNKDKQASNNAVYNVSTCSETSIDHLLSNLCEIMEISNNPRFEEERPGDIKYSYLDNSKLKTDFNWEPRTSFKKGLEQTVNYYINKK
- a CDS encoding transposase — its product is MMFKYLLLKTIHDLSGVDIVERSKYDMSFKYFLDMTSLILKNVRGAH
- a CDS encoding sugar transferase — protein: MPSISELRNHKVIIILMDLLCILAAYIGAFYIRYSGFPERNWDSFVSLLPWILLIGLFFISVYELYALDRKNTLWDIVIKIVVAVTFMSFLTMSASYLFREFAMPRSVILIATVFTIVLMTGAKLLYLKLTRRNIVGKVLLIGDDENSQRMIAKIKHPMVKGTHIKHIQPNTSMDKIKHQIKQVDYVILCTSISKEMKSEIIYHSMEVNKVVYVIPTLYELLMQRSHVSPMEDTLVMSVKPFGLTWDQTLVKRVFDMVASGILILLASPILLLTALMVKFEDPKGSIIYKQERFGKNNKPFTIYKFRSMIEGAESKTGPVLATENDARITKIGRFIRATRLDELPQLFNVLKGDMSLVGPRPERGYFIKQLSKQYYHYGYRNTVQPGITGYAQIMGKYSTEVDDKLRFDLYYIRNYSFWLDILILLKTFIVLFDKTKAEGTAEKNKPASVAKKKRQSVSMNAK
- a CDS encoding DUF4956 domain-containing protein yields the protein MDSLLEFFNQYDNTTRLTLVDGFLAVFLSFILTVIITQVYKLTYKGQRYSQSFVQTVIIMGVVVSLIMIVIGNNIAVAFGLVGAFSIIRFRSAMSDPKDIAFIFFGMAAGIACGLGFYLLAIIFTFSLCVLIYILYLFDYGKRESEPRVLKITVPENLQYDGMFDDLFDQYFLSYSLTRVQTTNLGTMISLEYEVEVKEGVKDKEVIDSVRERNSNLNVALNYASTGY
- a CDS encoding group II intron maturase-specific domain-containing protein yields the protein MQKMRTKIKDYTEPRHKLHKDIRDIVKGLNRKLQGFKNYYQISPMGKKWLNRIDWYVLTRLNLFNNKKRNRRNKHTKFKDTAEEVKYFLVKLAS
- a CDS encoding polyphosphate polymerase domain-containing protein — protein: MAGEIFSRYEIKYLIPFELYERLAERLKERMSYDKFGNGEGRYTITSLYFDSPNRDIYFETKNKKRYRQKLRLRIYNSATLQDNAYLEVKKKYKKRVNKRRTSINLAEAYRYINHKLAGEDVINISNRQIFNEIDSFRNLYDLKPDNIVSYDRQAFSGIEDEDLRVTFDYNLRCRKDDLRIENGPHGMHFVDPELVILEVKVNFSVPLWLSRLLAELGCEKKSVSKFCTTVELLEGEEFTEKHNIAVR